A single Magnetovibrio sp. PR-2 DNA region contains:
- a CDS encoding antibiotic biosynthesis monooxygenase family protein, which produces MGNPTRDGQYAVIFPNQFSGEDGEGYKAMAERMVELAAEQPGCLGLDSARGPDGFGITVSYWVSLEAIETWRDVSEHLEAQRLGRDKWYETFDLHVAKIEKSYSFTK; this is translated from the coding sequence ATGGGCAATCCAACCAGGGACGGTCAATACGCCGTCATTTTTCCAAATCAGTTCTCCGGCGAAGACGGGGAGGGGTACAAAGCCATGGCTGAGCGCATGGTCGAGCTGGCTGCCGAGCAGCCCGGCTGCTTGGGTCTAGACAGCGCGCGCGGGCCGGACGGCTTTGGCATAACGGTGTCCTATTGGGTCAGCTTAGAGGCCATTGAAACGTGGCGTGATGTGAGTGAGCATCTTGAGGCGCAGCGCCTTGGGCGTGATAAGTGGTACGAGACGTTCGATTTGCATGTTGCCAAGATTGAAAAATCGTATTCCTTCACCAAATAA
- a CDS encoding FtsB family cell division protein: MGLFRELKVRAKQILGPVIGVSMVVYFAYHAVQGDRGILALGQLRGEVDTLQAQVLDVREARFELDKKVQMLRAESLDPDLLDEQARLQLGFGRSDELVVIFHQNDTDLKALAAFAPH; this comes from the coding sequence ATGGGTTTATTTCGTGAGCTCAAAGTTCGCGCAAAACAGATTCTCGGACCCGTCATCGGGGTGAGCATGGTGGTCTACTTTGCTTATCACGCTGTGCAAGGCGACCGGGGCATTTTAGCGCTGGGTCAGCTGCGTGGTGAAGTGGACACACTTCAGGCGCAGGTCCTCGACGTTCGTGAGGCGCGCTTTGAGTTGGACAAAAAAGTGCAAATGCTGCGCGCGGAATCCCTTGACCCGGATCTTCTGGACGAACAAGCACGCCTGCAGCTAGGCTTTGGCCGCTCAGACGAGCTGGTGGTGATTTTTCATCAAAACGACACCGACCTAAAAGCCTTGGCGGCGTTCGCTCCTCATTAG
- a CDS encoding MOSC domain-containing protein, whose product MMDTATFSQALLGTVQAVSLNPAHGFSKQNQDRIRVLKGLGVEGDAHMGETVQHLSRIAQNPLQPNLRQVHLIASELFEMLSEKGYQLSAGDLGENILTTGLDLISLPVGTKLHIGESAVVELTGLRNPCKQIDDFQEGLMGELVFKDADGNIVRQAGVMSVVETSGEVSPQDTIRIELPPEPHQKMERI is encoded by the coding sequence ATGATGGATACAGCGACATTTTCACAGGCCCTGTTGGGCACTGTGCAAGCCGTCAGCCTCAACCCGGCGCACGGCTTTTCGAAACAAAACCAAGACCGCATTCGCGTGCTCAAAGGATTGGGCGTCGAGGGTGACGCGCATATGGGCGAAACGGTGCAGCACTTGTCGCGCATCGCTCAGAACCCGCTACAGCCGAACCTGCGCCAAGTGCACCTGATCGCGTCCGAACTGTTCGAGATGCTCTCAGAGAAAGGCTACCAGCTGTCTGCGGGCGATCTGGGTGAAAACATTCTCACCACCGGGCTGGATCTCATCAGCCTGCCCGTGGGGACTAAACTCCATATCGGCGAAAGCGCCGTGGTCGAGCTCACAGGTTTGCGCAACCCGTGCAAACAAATTGACGACTTCCAAGAAGGCTTGATGGGTGAGCTGGTGTTTAAGGACGCCGACGGCAACATCGTGCGCCAAGCGGGTGTGATGTCCGTGGTGGAAACGAGCGGTGAGGTCTCCCCCCAAGATACCATCCGCATCGAGCTGCCGCCGGAGCCGCATCAGAAAATGGAGCGGATCTAG
- a CDS encoding tetratricopeptide repeat protein encodes MRAIALTLVLMAVALGGGLPALAQNFDKGLHAARQGDFKAALSEWTPLAEQGNALAQYYVGLMHQNAQGVPKGLTAAVSWYERAAKQGLANAQYNLAVMYDNGFGVTQNYKTAITWYERAAAQGDADAKYNLGKMYAKGLGVDKDAKRALAYWEAAAQQGHKQARKRADLLARTLKPEG; translated from the coding sequence TTGAGGGCAATCGCTCTCACCCTCGTTCTCATGGCTGTGGCGCTCGGGGGTGGGCTCCCGGCGCTCGCCCAAAACTTTGACAAAGGCTTGCACGCCGCCCGCCAAGGTGACTTCAAAGCCGCGCTGAGCGAATGGACTCCCTTGGCCGAACAGGGTAATGCCTTGGCGCAGTACTACGTCGGCCTGATGCATCAAAACGCTCAAGGTGTCCCCAAAGGCTTGACGGCAGCTGTGTCGTGGTATGAACGTGCGGCCAAACAGGGGCTGGCGAATGCGCAGTACAATTTGGCGGTCATGTATGACAACGGCTTTGGTGTTACGCAAAACTACAAAACGGCCATCACCTGGTACGAACGCGCCGCAGCGCAAGGCGATGCTGACGCCAAGTATAATCTGGGCAAGATGTACGCGAAGGGCTTAGGCGTCGACAAAGATGCGAAGCGTGCACTTGCCTATTGGGAGGCCGCAGCCCAGCAAGGTCACAAGCAAGCCCGCAAGAGGGCAGATTTGCTTGCCAGGACACTTAAGCCGGAAGGCTAG
- the pap gene encoding polyphosphate:AMP phosphotransferase: MFEAAELGHTVDKKTYKEEVPKLREALLDVQFELGEKKKFPVVIIISGVDGAGKGETVNTLNFWMDPRNIHAHALGDPTDEELERPAMWRYWRALPPKGAIGFFFGSWYSHPMKMHIEGGKDIAYLDSYLEDFLRFERMLADEGALILKFWLHLSKDALKDRLKELEGNKNTAWRVSKTDWERYDSYDKMMPVAEHVLRRTSSGHAPWVVVESSDEKYRNLTVARTLLSAVKARLEDDSKPTQTSVPVALDKTQDINILQALDYTKTLEKKAYKKELEKYQGRLNKLTRSKKFRDRSVVLVFEGNDAAGKGGSIRRIIGAMDSRFYDIIPVAAPTDEEKAQPYLWRFWRNLPGKGKTAIFDRSWYGRVLVERVEGFCSDADWMRAYGEINDFEEEMARHGVIVHKFWLSVTAEEQLHRFNEREATGYKRFKLTDEDWRNRDKWDEYSNAVCDMVERTSTEIAPWTLVEANSKYYARVKVLKTLCKRLEDEL; this comes from the coding sequence ATGTTCGAAGCCGCAGAGCTGGGCCATACGGTCGATAAAAAAACCTACAAGGAAGAAGTTCCGAAGCTGCGCGAAGCGCTATTGGATGTTCAGTTCGAGCTGGGAGAGAAAAAGAAGTTCCCGGTCGTGATCATCATCTCCGGCGTTGACGGTGCCGGCAAAGGGGAGACCGTCAACACGCTCAACTTCTGGATGGACCCACGCAATATTCACGCGCACGCGCTGGGCGACCCCACGGACGAAGAGTTGGAACGCCCGGCCATGTGGCGCTATTGGCGCGCCCTGCCGCCGAAGGGGGCCATTGGCTTCTTCTTTGGCTCTTGGTACAGCCACCCCATGAAAATGCACATCGAAGGCGGCAAAGACATCGCTTATTTAGACAGCTACCTGGAAGACTTCCTGCGCTTTGAACGCATGCTTGCCGACGAAGGCGCATTAATTTTGAAGTTCTGGCTGCACCTGTCCAAAGACGCCTTGAAGGATCGTCTCAAAGAACTGGAAGGCAATAAGAACACCGCATGGCGCGTCAGCAAGACCGATTGGGAACGCTACGACAGCTACGACAAAATGATGCCTGTGGCGGAACACGTTCTGCGCCGCACGTCGAGCGGCCATGCGCCGTGGGTGGTGGTTGAAAGCTCGGACGAAAAATATCGCAACTTGACCGTCGCTCGCACACTGCTCAGCGCCGTTAAAGCGCGCTTGGAAGATGACAGCAAGCCGACACAGACCTCTGTGCCTGTGGCCTTGGACAAAACCCAAGACATCAACATTCTTCAAGCACTGGATTACACCAAGACGCTGGAAAAGAAAGCTTACAAGAAAGAGCTGGAAAAATACCAAGGCCGCTTGAACAAACTGACGCGCTCCAAAAAGTTCCGCGACCGTTCAGTCGTCTTGGTCTTTGAAGGCAACGATGCTGCGGGCAAGGGCGGTTCTATCCGGCGCATCATCGGCGCCATGGATAGCCGCTTTTACGACATTATCCCCGTCGCTGCACCGACGGATGAAGAAAAGGCACAGCCGTATCTTTGGCGGTTTTGGCGCAACCTTCCGGGCAAGGGCAAGACGGCGATCTTCGACAGGTCCTGGTATGGCCGTGTGTTGGTCGAGCGCGTCGAAGGTTTCTGTTCCGATGCCGACTGGATGCGCGCCTATGGCGAAATCAACGACTTCGAAGAAGAAATGGCGCGCCACGGCGTGATCGTGCACAAGTTCTGGCTGTCGGTGACGGCGGAAGAACAGCTGCACCGCTTCAATGAACGCGAAGCCACCGGCTACAAACGCTTCAAACTCACCGACGAAGACTGGCGCAACCGCGACAAATGGGATGAGTATTCAAACGCTGTGTGTGACATGGTCGAACGCACATCCACCGAAATTGCACCATGGACCTTGGTAGAAGCCAACTCAAAATACTATGCGCGGGTGAAGGTGTTAAAGACTTTGTGTAAGCGTTTGGAGGATGAGCTTTGA
- a CDS encoding PAS domain S-box protein, whose protein sequence is MGQRQPIFILAAIMAALAVVIGGVSITLLRTITFEQAQTELIAAVKTQAKLIDAVARFDRDNNPTTFLDASDATLSQVKDAFSTYNGFGETGEFVLGKREGDNIVFILRQRNIQLTKPQPVPIASALAQPMRLALTGRSGTITALDYQGVEVLAAYESIGELELGLVAKINISEIEAPFVQAGLTVGVIALITIFIGSWLFYRITNPLIRKLEDQTKELRQEISERKCADANLRKLSQALNQSPNMVFITDLYGIIEYVNPRFTEMTGYSSEEAIGQNPRFLKSGDTPPEHYASLWQSLMSGKEWRGEIRDKCKDGSFFWASMVAAPVFDEHGELSNFIAVHEDVTEKKLAEERTENARRQAEIANRAKSELIANMSHELRTPLNAIIGFSDSIRQQFYGPIGHNKYNEYASDILDSGQHLLELINDILDVSAFEAGKLKLHEEDIALEGLIEASSRLISPRAEKGNVHLNIENTNDDILIFGDNRRLKQVILNLLSNAVKFTPEGGTVTLTSHGLHDNSLCIAVIDNGIGMDSDGIAKAMTQFGQVDSGLNRKHDGTGLGLPLSKNLVELHDGNLHLTSELNKGTRAEIILPAERIKGIEIVTPMKNQADAAQ, encoded by the coding sequence ATGGGACAAAGGCAGCCGATTTTCATTCTGGCCGCCATCATGGCGGCACTGGCTGTTGTCATCGGTGGCGTTTCAATCACCTTGCTCCGCACAATAACTTTTGAGCAAGCGCAGACAGAGCTGATCGCCGCAGTCAAAACACAAGCCAAACTGATTGATGCAGTTGCCCGGTTTGACCGTGATAACAATCCAACTACTTTTCTCGACGCATCTGACGCTACCCTCAGTCAGGTCAAAGACGCTTTCAGCACTTATAACGGTTTCGGTGAAACTGGTGAATTCGTTTTAGGTAAACGCGAGGGTGACAACATCGTATTCATTCTGCGTCAGCGCAATATTCAACTTACAAAACCACAACCCGTACCGATTGCTTCCGCACTTGCACAGCCCATGCGCTTAGCGCTCACCGGCCGTTCCGGAACCATTACTGCTTTGGATTATCAAGGCGTCGAAGTCCTCGCTGCCTATGAGTCCATCGGTGAATTGGAGTTGGGTTTGGTTGCTAAGATTAACATCTCAGAAATCGAGGCACCTTTTGTCCAAGCAGGTCTGACCGTGGGGGTGATCGCATTGATCACCATATTCATTGGCAGTTGGTTGTTTTATCGCATCACCAACCCACTCATTCGCAAACTCGAAGACCAGACTAAGGAACTACGCCAGGAAATCTCTGAGCGAAAGTGCGCTGATGCGAACCTGCGCAAACTGTCACAAGCACTTAATCAAAGCCCCAACATGGTGTTCATCACGGACCTTTATGGCATCATTGAATATGTAAACCCACGTTTTACAGAGATGACAGGTTATTCCAGTGAAGAAGCCATCGGTCAAAATCCTAGATTTTTGAAGTCCGGTGACACGCCGCCAGAACATTATGCAAGCCTATGGCAAAGCCTCATGTCTGGTAAAGAGTGGCGTGGTGAAATTAGGGATAAATGCAAGGATGGAAGTTTCTTTTGGGCGTCCATGGTAGCCGCACCCGTGTTTGACGAACATGGTGAGTTGTCCAATTTCATTGCAGTTCATGAAGACGTTACGGAAAAGAAGCTGGCCGAAGAGCGCACTGAGAATGCCCGTCGACAAGCGGAAATCGCAAACCGGGCAAAGTCCGAGTTGATCGCGAACATGAGCCACGAATTGCGTACTCCTCTCAATGCTATTATTGGCTTTTCTGACAGCATCCGTCAGCAATTCTATGGGCCGATTGGACACAACAAATATAATGAGTACGCCAGTGATATTCTCGACTCCGGCCAGCATTTATTGGAGCTGATCAATGACATCTTGGATGTTTCAGCCTTTGAGGCTGGCAAGCTAAAACTACACGAAGAAGACATCGCTCTAGAGGGTTTGATTGAAGCGTCTTCCCGGCTGATCAGTCCCCGCGCTGAAAAAGGAAACGTACATCTGAATATCGAGAATACGAATGATGACATACTTATTTTTGGCGATAATCGGCGTTTGAAGCAGGTCATACTCAATTTACTGTCTAATGCCGTGAAGTTTACCCCCGAAGGCGGTACTGTGACCCTTACAAGCCACGGCTTGCATGATAACAGTCTCTGTATTGCCGTAATCGATAACGGCATCGGCATGGATAGCGATGGTATCGCCAAAGCCATGACCCAATTCGGGCAAGTTGACAGTGGGCTGAACCGCAAACACGATGGCACTGGTCTGGGTCTGCCATTAAGCAAAAACCTGGTCGAACTCCACGATGGTAATTTGCACCTAACGTCGGAATTGAACAAAGGGACGCGTGCGGAAATCATCCTGCCAGCGGAGCGCATTAAAGGTATTGAGATCGTCACACCGATGAAAAACCAAGCAGATGCTGCTCAATAA
- the eno gene encoding phosphopyruvate hydratase → MTAIVDIYGREILDSRGNPTVEVDVILESGSFGRAAVPSGASTGAHEAVELRDGDKGRYLGKGVLKACESVNGELADALIGMDAEDQLLVDKTMIELDGTDNKGRLGANAMLGVSMAVAKAAAEEAALPLYTYLGGPNAHVLPTPMMNIINGGEHADNPIDFQEFMIMPVGADTLADGVRMGAEVFHQLKKGLSDAGLNTNVGDEGGFAPNVAGTDEAIGFVLKAIEEAGYKPGDDVMLALDAASTEFYADGKYNISGEGKVLGSDEMVKYLADLAAKYPIFSIEDGMAEDDWDGWKALTDEIGDKCQLVGDDLFVTNPKRLKTGIDMGAANSILVKVNQIGTLSETFEAVEMAHRAGYTSVISHRSGETEDNTIADISVATNAGQIKTGSLSRSDRMAKYNQLIRIEEELETVGKYAGRSILR, encoded by the coding sequence ATGACGGCAATCGTCGACATTTACGGCCGTGAGATTTTGGATAGCCGCGGCAACCCCACCGTCGAGGTGGACGTGATTTTGGAAAGCGGTTCGTTTGGCCGCGCAGCCGTTCCCTCCGGCGCATCTACGGGTGCCCACGAAGCTGTGGAACTGCGCGACGGCGACAAAGGCCGCTATCTGGGCAAGGGCGTTTTGAAAGCCTGTGAAAGCGTCAACGGCGAACTGGCCGACGCTTTGATCGGCATGGACGCCGAAGACCAGTTGCTGGTCGACAAAACCATGATTGAGCTGGACGGCACGGACAACAAAGGCCGCTTGGGCGCCAACGCCATGTTGGGTGTATCCATGGCCGTTGCCAAAGCCGCTGCCGAAGAAGCTGCATTGCCGCTTTACACGTATCTGGGCGGCCCCAATGCCCATGTCTTGCCGACGCCGATGATGAACATCATCAACGGTGGCGAGCACGCTGATAACCCCATCGATTTCCAAGAATTCATGATTATGCCCGTGGGCGCCGACACTTTGGCCGACGGTGTGCGCATGGGTGCGGAAGTCTTTCACCAGTTGAAAAAGGGCCTGTCGGATGCCGGGCTGAACACCAACGTCGGTGACGAAGGCGGATTTGCCCCGAACGTTGCGGGCACGGACGAGGCCATCGGCTTCGTTTTGAAAGCCATTGAAGAGGCCGGCTACAAACCGGGCGACGATGTGATGCTGGCTTTGGATGCCGCTTCGACGGAATTCTATGCCGACGGCAAATACAACATCTCCGGCGAAGGCAAAGTCCTGGGCTCCGACGAAATGGTGAAATACTTGGCCGACTTAGCTGCCAAGTACCCGATCTTCTCCATCGAAGACGGCATGGCCGAAGACGATTGGGACGGCTGGAAAGCCCTGACCGACGAAATTGGCGACAAGTGCCAGCTGGTGGGCGACGATCTGTTTGTCACCAACCCCAAACGTTTGAAAACCGGCATCGACATGGGGGCTGCGAACTCCATCTTGGTCAAAGTGAACCAAATCGGCACCCTGTCCGAAACCTTCGAAGCCGTGGAAATGGCTCATCGTGCGGGTTACACGTCTGTGATCTCGCACCGTTCGGGCGAAACCGAAGACAACACCATCGCCGACATTTCCGTCGCGACCAACGCGGGCCAAATCAAAACCGGCTCGCTCAGCCGCTCGGATCGCATGGCCAAGTACAACCAACTGATCCGCATCGAAGAAGAGCTGGAAACCGTTGGCAAGTACGCCGGACGCTCGATCCTGCGCTAA
- the kdsA gene encoding 3-deoxy-8-phosphooctulonate synthase: MAQPKHVHVGNVGFGNDRPLALIAGPCQMESAQHAMEMAAALKELTEKLGIGFVFKSSFDKANRTSLGGKRGLGLDKALSVFADIKDKLGVALVTDIHEKEQCAPVAEVVDMLQIPAFLCRQTDLLVAAAQTGAIINVKKGQFLAPWDMKNVVAKVTDSGNGNVLITERGTSFGYNTLVTDMRGLPQMANDTGLPVIFDATHSVQQPGGQGGSSGGDRRFAPVLARAAVSLGIAGVFIETHDDPDNAASDGPNMIPLRDLPDVLEILMAIDKVAKAHPISL, from the coding sequence ATGGCTCAGCCCAAACACGTTCACGTCGGCAATGTCGGTTTTGGTAACGACAGGCCCTTGGCGTTGATTGCGGGGCCGTGTCAGATGGAAAGTGCCCAGCACGCCATGGAAATGGCGGCGGCGCTCAAAGAACTCACCGAAAAGCTTGGCATCGGGTTTGTCTTCAAGTCCTCGTTCGACAAGGCCAACCGTACGTCTTTGGGCGGCAAGCGGGGGTTGGGGTTGGACAAGGCGCTGAGCGTCTTTGCCGACATCAAAGACAAGCTTGGCGTCGCACTGGTCACCGACATTCACGAAAAAGAACAATGCGCCCCGGTGGCCGAAGTTGTGGATATGTTGCAAATCCCAGCATTTTTGTGCCGCCAGACCGACTTATTGGTGGCTGCCGCCCAAACGGGCGCGATTATCAATGTGAAGAAGGGGCAGTTCTTGGCCCCTTGGGATATGAAGAACGTGGTTGCCAAAGTCACCGACAGCGGCAACGGAAATGTTTTGATCACCGAACGCGGAACCTCGTTCGGCTACAACACTTTGGTTACAGATATGCGGGGCCTGCCGCAAATGGCGAACGACACGGGGCTTCCTGTGATTTTCGACGCCACCCACTCGGTGCAACAGCCGGGCGGGCAGGGCGGCTCTTCGGGTGGGGACAGGCGTTTTGCGCCGGTTCTGGCCCGCGCAGCAGTTTCGTTGGGCATTGCGGGGGTCTTTATTGAGACCCACGACGATCCCGACAACGCGGCCTCTGACGGGCCGAATATGATCCCCTTAAGGGACCTCCCCGACGTGCTCGAGATTTTGATGGCGATAGATAAGGTAGCCAAAGCGCACCCGATATCGTTATAG
- a CDS encoding CTP synthase, with amino-acid sequence MTRYIFITGGVVSSLGKGLASAALGAALQARGYSVRLRKLDPYINVDPGTMSPYQHGEVFVTDDGAEVDLDFGHYERFTRVSARQSDNVTTGRVYSEVIAKERRGDYLGATVQVIPHITDSIKDFVISHEGDEDFVLIEIGGTVGDIESLPFLEAIRQLGNELGPSRTMYVHLTLLPYIPTAGELKTKPTQHSVKELLQVGIKADLLMCRADRDIPEGERKKIALFCNVAQENVIPALDVSSIYQVPISYHEQGLDTQVLKHFGLDDAQKPDLSRWIEVVERVTKPEGEVTIAVVGKYVELLDAYKSLAEALTHGGIANHVKVNMEWIDASIFEEDEQSVIHHLNGKHGILVPGGFGERGTEGKIKAVQFARQHNIPYFGICLGMQVAVIEAARNTAGIEGAGSTELGDPKEPVVGLMTEWAKEGDLEKRAADGDMGGTMRLGAYDCTIKDGTKALEIFGSNNISERHRHRYEVNTAYMERLEEAGLVFSGMSPDGVLPEIVEWPDHPWFVAVQFHPELKSRPFEPHPLFVSFIEAAVHQARLV; translated from the coding sequence ATGACACGGTATATTTTCATCACTGGTGGCGTGGTTTCCTCTCTTGGAAAAGGTCTCGCTTCCGCAGCTCTTGGCGCGGCGCTTCAAGCGCGTGGCTATAGCGTTCGTCTCCGCAAGTTGGACCCCTACATCAACGTCGATCCGGGCACCATGAGCCCTTACCAGCACGGTGAGGTTTTCGTCACCGATGACGGCGCTGAGGTTGATCTCGATTTTGGTCACTATGAACGGTTCACCCGGGTGAGTGCACGCCAATCGGACAACGTCACCACAGGCCGTGTGTATTCGGAAGTGATCGCCAAGGAACGCCGGGGCGATTATCTGGGGGCGACCGTTCAGGTCATCCCGCACATTACCGACAGCATCAAAGATTTTGTGATTTCCCACGAAGGTGACGAAGATTTTGTGCTGATCGAAATCGGCGGCACGGTGGGTGACATCGAAAGCTTGCCGTTCTTGGAAGCCATTCGTCAGCTGGGTAACGAATTGGGCCCGTCACGTACCATGTATGTGCACCTGACGCTGCTGCCCTACATTCCCACGGCGGGCGAGCTGAAAACCAAGCCGACGCAGCACTCCGTCAAAGAATTGCTGCAGGTTGGCATCAAAGCCGATCTGTTGATGTGTCGCGCAGATCGCGACATTCCAGAGGGTGAGCGCAAAAAAATCGCCCTGTTTTGTAACGTCGCCCAAGAAAACGTCATCCCGGCGTTGGATGTGTCTTCCATCTACCAAGTTCCCATCAGCTACCACGAACAAGGTCTCGACACTCAGGTGTTGAAGCACTTTGGCCTGGACGATGCGCAAAAGCCGGACTTGTCGCGTTGGATCGAAGTGGTCGAACGCGTGACCAAGCCCGAAGGCGAAGTGACCATCGCTGTGGTCGGCAAGTATGTCGAGCTTTTGGATGCGTATAAATCTTTGGCCGAAGCGCTCACCCACGGCGGCATCGCCAACCATGTTAAAGTGAACATGGAATGGATCGATGCTTCGATCTTTGAAGAAGACGAACAGTCCGTTATCCACCACTTAAACGGCAAGCATGGCATCTTGGTGCCGGGTGGTTTTGGTGAGCGGGGGACCGAGGGCAAAATTAAAGCCGTTCAGTTCGCCCGCCAACACAACATTCCGTACTTTGGAATCTGTCTCGGTATGCAGGTTGCCGTCATCGAAGCCGCGCGCAATACCGCCGGCATCGAAGGTGCCGGCTCGACCGAGCTGGGTGATCCGAAAGAGCCTGTGGTCGGTTTGATGACCGAATGGGCCAAAGAGGGCGATTTGGAAAAACGCGCCGCCGACGGCGATATGGGCGGCACCATGCGCTTGGGTGCTTATGACTGCACCATCAAAGACGGCACCAAAGCGCTGGAGATTTTTGGCTCCAACAACATTTCCGAACGCCACCGTCATCGTTATGAAGTCAATACGGCGTATATGGAGCGCTTGGAAGAGGCGGGTTTGGTCTTTTCCGGCATGTCTCCGGACGGGGTTTTGCCAGAAATTGTTGAATGGCCGGACCATCCGTGGTTTGTAGCGGTTCAGTTCCACCCGGAGCTGAAATCGCGTCCGTTCGAACCGCACCCGCTGTTCGTCTCCTTCATCGAGGCCGCCGTGCACCAGGCGCGTTTGGTTTAG
- the secG gene encoding preprotein translocase subunit SecG — protein sequence MLTVLLVIHVLVTIALIGIVLIQKSEGGALGIGGSGGGGGGGMGGFMTGREQANLLTRTTAILATAFMGLSLAIAIVTNNSIERGSILDSVETPVPATSAPVEPAAPVVPAAPVAPVAE from the coding sequence ATGCTGACTGTTTTGCTAGTCATTCACGTCTTGGTCACCATCGCATTGATCGGCATTGTGCTGATTCAAAAAAGCGAAGGCGGCGCGCTCGGCATCGGTGGGTCCGGTGGCGGCGGCGGTGGCGGCATGGGCGGTTTCATGACCGGACGCGAACAAGCCAACCTGCTGACGCGCACCACCGCGATCTTGGCGACCGCCTTTATGGGCCTCAGCCTGGCCATCGCCATTGTGACGAACAACTCTATTGAGCGCGGTTCAATCCTCGATTCGGTCGAAACCCCGGTTCCGGCGACCTCAGCACCGGTCGAACCGGCGGCTCCGGTCGTGCCCGCCGCACCTGTTGCCCCGGTGGCGGAATAA
- the tpiA gene encoding triose-phosphate isomerase, giving the protein MSARRTLIAGNWKMNMLTADAKALAGGLAEKLNGAGDANFEMLVCPPAILIPVVADAISGTTMQLGSQDNHMNEKGAHTGDTAAAQVKDAGCGYAIVGHSERRTDHGETDETVKAKAAAAQANGLTAVICIGETEAERDAGKTLDVNGSQIAGSVPDGSTAANTVIAYEPVWAIGTGRTPTSAEVQDVHAYIRAELAKKIGQDEADKTRILYGGSMNPKNAEELLALADVDGGLIGGASLKVDDFWAVAQSA; this is encoded by the coding sequence ATGAGCGCACGGCGCACTTTGATTGCTGGGAACTGGAAAATGAACATGCTGACGGCTGATGCGAAAGCATTGGCAGGCGGCTTGGCTGAAAAACTGAACGGCGCAGGCGATGCCAACTTCGAAATGTTGGTCTGCCCGCCCGCCATCTTGATCCCGGTGGTGGCCGATGCAATCTCCGGCACCACCATGCAATTGGGTTCCCAAGACAATCACATGAACGAAAAGGGTGCGCACACGGGCGACACCGCTGCGGCTCAAGTCAAAGACGCAGGCTGTGGCTACGCCATCGTCGGTCATAGTGAGCGTCGCACCGACCACGGCGAGACTGATGAAACGGTCAAAGCCAAAGCGGCTGCGGCCCAAGCCAATGGCCTGACGGCTGTGATCTGCATTGGTGAAACAGAAGCCGAGCGCGACGCGGGCAAGACCTTGGACGTCAACGGCAGCCAAATCGCCGGTTCTGTTCCGGATGGTTCCACCGCCGCCAACACTGTGATTGCGTATGAGCCCGTCTGGGCCATCGGCACGGGGCGCACGCCGACCTCTGCCGAAGTGCAAGACGTTCACGCCTATATCCGCGCTGAACTGGCGAAAAAAATCGGCCAGGACGAAGCGGATAAGACCCGTATCCTCTATGGCGGCTCTATGAATCCGAAGAATGCCGAAGAGCTGTTGGCCTTGGCCGACGTCGATGGCGGCTTGATCGGTGGCGCCAGCTTGAAAGTCGATGACTTCTGGGCTGTCGCACAAAGCGCATAA
- a CDS encoding flavodoxin — MPPIGLFFGTDTGKTRKIAKTIYKRYGNEEVLAKPLNVNRIEPADMLAYDKLILGTSTLKGGQLPGLDSTAQMEGWLEFLPKLEAAGADFTGKTIALYGLGCQEKYPDTFVDGLGILHDFLKERGANFVGAWSSAGYTFNASKAQGEDGDFVGLALDLDLENLKTDERLDGWIKRIAPELGLPEA, encoded by the coding sequence ATGCCCCCCATCGGCCTTTTTTTTGGAACCGACACCGGCAAGACCCGCAAGATCGCGAAGACCATCTATAAACGCTATGGCAATGAAGAGGTTCTTGCCAAGCCGCTTAACGTCAATCGGATTGAGCCTGCCGACATGCTCGCCTATGACAAGCTAATCTTGGGCACCTCGACGCTCAAAGGTGGGCAGTTGCCGGGGCTGGACAGCACCGCGCAGATGGAAGGCTGGTTGGAGTTCTTGCCCAAACTAGAAGCCGCCGGAGCCGATTTCACCGGCAAAACCATCGCGCTGTATGGTCTGGGATGTCAGGAGAAGTATCCCGACACCTTCGTTGACGGGCTGGGTATTTTGCACGACTTCTTAAAAGAGCGTGGCGCAAACTTCGTCGGCGCGTGGTCCAGCGCGGGCTACACGTTCAATGCTTCCAAGGCGCAAGGCGAGGATGGAGACTTTGTCGGTCTCGCGCTGGATTTGGACCTAGAGAACCTGAAAACGGACGAGCGGCTGGACGGATGGATCAAACGAATCGCACCCGAATTGGGATTGCCAGAGGCTTAG